The proteins below are encoded in one region of Maribacter aestuarii:
- a CDS encoding S41 family peptidase, whose amino-acid sequence MKKYSFLIPTFIAAALALGIFVGGKLHFNDTPERLFTTNSKKDKLNRLIDYIDYEYVDEVNTDSIVDVTVNSILEKLDPHSVYISKKEMTRVSENMKGDFVGIGINFYPYRDTIAVIRTVKNGPSYLKGIKPGDRILMADNDTLYGKGIPSDVIVEKLKGKAGSPVKLKVYRKSEDKVITVNLKRGIVPIKSVEARYMLSDDIGFIKVNRFAESTFKEFKSALSILQKQGAKKLVLDLRDNPGGYLGVAEQMADEFLKEGKLILFTKNKKGKVDKTYATDDGSFEDKPIYVLINERSASASEIIAGALQDNDIGTIIGRRSFGKGLVQREMALGDGSAVRLTVSRYYTPSGRSIQKTYANGNKDYYQRFTERYHSGEMISVDSIKVADSLKFTTPKGKIVYGGGGIIPDVFVPIGTNEEEAVESMDSLGFLSFFVFEHLDEDRTRYSQYSREEFINDFRVDDILFEKFVDYSVKRNLKMSFYDYEDNIKLYLKAALAEQLFDANIHAKIKSSEDPMLKKVLQLDNPTVKQGKAQVIQSAN is encoded by the coding sequence ATGAAAAAATATAGTTTTCTCATACCGACTTTCATTGCAGCAGCTTTAGCCTTGGGCATTTTTGTGGGTGGAAAGTTACATTTTAATGATACCCCGGAGCGACTTTTCACGACCAATTCTAAGAAGGACAAACTTAACAGATTGATAGATTATATTGACTATGAGTATGTGGATGAGGTGAATACGGACAGTATTGTGGACGTTACCGTAAACAGTATCTTGGAGAAACTAGACCCGCATTCGGTTTATATTTCCAAAAAAGAGATGACAAGGGTTTCTGAAAACATGAAAGGCGATTTTGTAGGAATCGGAATAAATTTTTATCCTTATCGCGATACGATTGCCGTTATCAGGACCGTAAAAAATGGTCCAAGTTATCTGAAAGGTATAAAGCCGGGTGATCGAATCCTTATGGCCGATAATGACACCTTATACGGCAAGGGAATTCCAAGTGATGTTATCGTGGAAAAGCTTAAGGGAAAAGCTGGTTCCCCCGTAAAACTTAAGGTCTACAGAAAAAGCGAGGATAAAGTAATAACTGTAAACTTAAAACGTGGAATTGTACCCATAAAAAGTGTGGAGGCCCGTTACATGCTTAGCGATGATATTGGCTTCATAAAGGTAAATCGCTTTGCTGAATCAACCTTTAAGGAATTTAAGTCCGCACTTAGCATTTTGCAAAAACAAGGGGCCAAAAAATTGGTATTGGATTTAAGGGATAATCCGGGTGGTTATTTGGGGGTTGCAGAACAAATGGCCGATGAATTTCTCAAAGAAGGAAAACTAATCCTCTTTACAAAGAATAAAAAAGGCAAAGTGGATAAAACGTACGCCACTGATGATGGTAGTTTTGAAGATAAGCCTATTTACGTTTTAATTAATGAACGTTCCGCCTCCGCGAGCGAAATAATTGCAGGGGCATTGCAAGACAACGATATCGGTACTATTATAGGAAGACGTTCTTTTGGGAAAGGATTGGTACAGCGGGAGATGGCTTTAGGGGATGGTTCCGCGGTGCGGCTTACTGTTTCTAGATATTATACGCCGTCCGGAAGGAGCATTCAGAAAACGTATGCGAACGGGAACAAGGATTACTACCAACGCTTTACGGAGCGGTACCATAGTGGGGAAATGATTTCCGTGGATAGTATAAAAGTTGCTGATTCTCTTAAGTTCACCACCCCGAAAGGAAAAATCGTCTATGGGGGTGGCGGTATCATTCCGGATGTATTTGTGCCGATTGGTACTAACGAGGAAGAGGCCGTAGAGAGTATGGATAGCCTAGGGTTTCTTTCATTTTTCGTGTTTGAGCATTTAGACGAGGATAGAACGCGCTATTCCCAATATAGTAGGGAGGAATTTATAAATGATTTTAGGGTTGATGATATTCTCTTCGAAAAATTCGTGGACTATTCCGTAAAGAGAAATCTAAAGATGAGCTTTTACGACTATGAGGATAATATTAAGCTTTATCTAAAAGCGGCTCTAGCGGAGCAGTTGTTCGATGCCAATATCCATGCTAAAATAAAAAGCAGCGAAGATCCTATGCTAAAGAAAGTTTTACAACTGGACAATCCCACTGTTAAGCAGGGAAAAGCCCAGGTTATTCAGAGTGCTAACTAA
- a CDS encoding DUF3109 family protein, with protein sequence MFQLGKTIVSEEIIEHDFVCNLTACKGACCIDGDAGAPLEDKETEILVDIYSKVKPFLSPEGIAVIEDQGAFVKGEDGEWETPLVGGSACAYVIFDERSIAKCGIEEAYNQGKITWKKPVSCHLYPVRIREYTGLTAVNYHKWQICDPACALGNELEVPIYKFVKEALIRKFGEAWYAELEEVANEYLK encoded by the coding sequence ATGTTCCAATTAGGAAAGACCATTGTTTCTGAAGAAATTATAGAACATGATTTTGTTTGTAATCTAACCGCCTGTAAAGGGGCATGTTGTATTGATGGGGATGCCGGAGCACCTCTGGAAGATAAGGAGACAGAAATATTAGTTGATATTTATTCCAAAGTAAAACCTTTTCTTAGTCCAGAGGGGATTGCCGTTATAGAGGATCAAGGCGCATTTGTGAAGGGCGAGGATGGTGAATGGGAAACGCCCTTAGTAGGAGGTAGCGCATGCGCCTACGTTATATTTGACGAGAGGAGCATTGCTAAATGTGGAATAGAAGAGGCTTATAATCAAGGGAAAATAACGTGGAAAAAGCCCGTATCCTGCCATTTGTATCCTGTAAGGATTCGTGAATATACCGGATTGACAGCGGTGAATTACCATAAATGGCAAATATGCGATCCCGCCTGTGCCTTGGGGAATGAACTAGAGGTCCCGATCTATAAGTTCGTAAAAGAGGCATTGATAAGGAAATTTGGAGAGGCTTGGTATGCCGAGTTGGAAGAGGTGGCCAATGAGTACCTTAAATAG
- a CDS encoding tetratricopeptide repeat-containing sensor histidine kinase encodes MRKSACLAFLFLISVQCWSQEIPQTFSIAVDSLLKNRPKTYKELDKVLRPVRKDTFLMRQFVILSAENNYLDGQAYALNQLGRAYRDVSEFSKALKLFQKALIVSEDANNTEFRVYSLNMISVVFRRSDAIKSALDYSQEALELAETVENPSDGLKRSINVSLNSIGNIYQVLEQYDLAIDKFSQSMALESELGNKLGLAINHQNIGECYEAQGKLDLALNSFETSLKFNKEINSKRGITICNYSIAHVLVHQGKTDEAIAILKKTLEEAKILGDQKIITSIYVNLGFAYIKNENYIDAEYNLNESLSLAKQYNLPAEIAESYKFLSELQIKKDNFEKGMKFYKEFKKYEEQITSNLNLRYVNDMIVRYESEKRTNQIETLAKENESVRQKLRKNRTMLLISGIALALLAGILYILYRQYQLNSEKKLLTLEQTMLRSQMNPHFLFNSLNSIKLYIINNEKKNAVHYLNKFSKLVRKILEASSQREISLAEELETVELYMNIENIRFSNEINFKINIAAELDVHNIKIPSLILQPFLENALWHGLSLKEGEKNITLDVEKGQNGFINIAITDDGLGRDAAEKIKESKVLKRKSVGIDITKERLANFSRDYQNSFHVEIIDLFDEKNKASGTKIVLHIPTI; translated from the coding sequence ATGCGAAAGAGTGCTTGTCTTGCTTTCCTTTTCTTGATTTCAGTACAGTGTTGGTCCCAAGAAATTCCTCAAACATTTAGTATAGCCGTAGATAGTTTGTTGAAAAATAGACCTAAAACCTACAAGGAATTGGACAAGGTTTTAAGACCAGTTAGAAAGGATACATTTTTGATGCGTCAATTTGTAATACTGTCAGCAGAAAACAATTATCTAGACGGGCAGGCCTATGCCTTAAATCAATTAGGTAGGGCTTATAGAGACGTTTCAGAATTTTCAAAAGCCCTAAAACTATTCCAAAAAGCATTAATAGTTTCTGAAGATGCCAACAATACTGAGTTTAGGGTATACAGTCTAAACATGATCAGTGTTGTTTTTAGGCGTAGTGATGCCATAAAATCTGCCTTGGACTATAGTCAAGAGGCACTAGAATTGGCCGAAACGGTTGAAAATCCCTCCGATGGTTTAAAAAGAAGTATAAACGTTTCCTTGAACAGTATTGGAAATATTTACCAAGTTTTGGAACAATATGATTTGGCTATTGACAAGTTTTCCCAGTCCATGGCTTTGGAAAGCGAACTGGGCAATAAGTTGGGCTTGGCCATAAACCATCAGAATATAGGGGAATGTTATGAAGCCCAAGGCAAATTGGATTTGGCTTTGAACAGCTTTGAGACGTCGCTAAAGTTCAACAAGGAAATCAATTCAAAAAGAGGAATAACCATTTGCAATTATAGCATTGCCCATGTTCTAGTACACCAGGGAAAAACAGATGAAGCTATCGCAATCCTCAAAAAAACGTTGGAAGAAGCAAAAATATTAGGTGATCAAAAAATCATTACATCTATCTACGTAAATCTGGGATTCGCCTATATCAAAAATGAGAACTATATTGACGCCGAATATAATTTAAACGAGAGCCTGTCATTGGCCAAACAGTATAACTTACCAGCGGAGATTGCAGAGTCTTATAAATTTCTGTCCGAGTTACAAATCAAAAAAGACAACTTTGAAAAGGGAATGAAATTCTATAAAGAGTTCAAGAAATATGAGGAGCAAATAACAAGTAATCTCAACTTACGTTATGTAAACGATATGATTGTGCGTTATGAATCCGAAAAAAGAACTAACCAAATTGAAACGCTTGCCAAGGAAAATGAAAGCGTCCGCCAAAAATTACGCAAGAACAGGACCATGTTGCTAATAAGTGGGATAGCCTTAGCTCTCTTAGCGGGAATTTTATATATTCTCTACAGACAATATCAATTAAACAGCGAAAAGAAATTGTTGACTTTAGAACAGACCATGTTAAGAAGTCAGATGAATCCGCATTTCCTGTTCAATTCCCTAAATTCTATAAAGCTGTATATCATTAACAACGAAAAGAAAAATGCGGTACATTATCTAAACAAGTTTTCAAAGTTGGTTAGGAAAATTTTAGAAGCTTCCTCACAGCGAGAAATATCTTTAGCCGAAGAGTTGGAAACAGTTGAACTTTATATGAACATAGAAAATATAAGATTCTCCAATGAAATAAATTTCAAGATCAATATTGCCGCTGAATTGGATGTACATAACATAAAAATACCTTCACTGATACTACAGCCTTTTTTGGAAAATGCCTTATGGCATGGACTTTCATTAAAAGAAGGAGAAAAGAACATTACGCTAGATGTAGAAAAAGGTCAGAACGGTTTTATAAATATCGCTATTACCGATGATGGTTTGGGCCGGGACGCGGCAGAAAAAATTAAAGAAAGCAAAGTCTTAAAAAGAAAATCAGTGGGCATTGATATTACCAAAGAACGACTTGCCAACTTTTCCAGAGATTACCAAAACTCATTTCATGTCGAAATTATAGATTTATTTGATGAGAAAAATAAAGCCAGTGGTACGAAAATAGTACTGCACATTCCTACTATTTAA
- a CDS encoding LytR/AlgR family response regulator transcription factor: MLEAVIVDDEIKALQSLSWELTNFSDEIHVSASFTNPLEALEYLEKNTPDCLFLDIEMPTMDGFQFIQKLKNKNFPVVITTAYNQYAIKALKNEAIDYLLKPIDTDDLQETIVKIKKFNSKNFTAERLEKILLNFNSKSLNKKITLNTDGKLLFLESDEILYAESDGNYSTIFLADGQKIVLTKKLKEVNALLPEDSFFRIHNSFIINLNKIKEFLKTDGYVVLKSNHKIPVSRQKKSDFLDLL, encoded by the coding sequence ATGTTAGAAGCGGTTATTGTTGATGATGAAATCAAAGCGCTCCAAAGCCTATCTTGGGAGCTGACGAATTTCAGCGACGAAATACATGTTTCGGCCTCGTTTACGAATCCATTAGAAGCCCTGGAATATCTTGAAAAGAATACCCCTGATTGTCTTTTTCTTGATATTGAAATGCCTACTATGGACGGTTTTCAGTTCATACAAAAACTGAAGAACAAGAATTTTCCTGTTGTTATCACTACGGCTTACAACCAATACGCTATAAAGGCCCTAAAAAATGAAGCTATTGACTATCTACTTAAGCCGATAGATACCGACGACCTTCAGGAAACAATCGTAAAAATCAAAAAATTCAATTCCAAGAACTTTACGGCAGAACGGCTGGAGAAAATTCTTTTGAACTTTAATTCCAAGTCCCTGAATAAAAAGATTACCTTAAATACCGATGGCAAATTACTTTTTCTTGAAAGCGATGAGATTCTATACGCGGAATCAGATGGAAACTATAGTACCATATTCCTAGCCGATGGACAAAAAATAGTATTGACTAAAAAATTAAAAGAAGTAAACGCGCTTCTACCGGAAGATTCCTTTTTTAGGATACATAATTCCTTTATCATCAACTTGAATAAAATAAAAGAGTTTTTAAAGACCGATGGTTACGTTGTTCTTAAATCCAATCATAAAATTCCTGTATCGCGTCAGAAAAAATCGGATTTTCTGGATTTGCTTTAA
- a CDS encoding ribonucleotide-diphosphate reductase subunit beta produces the protein MSVALEPILEQNDDRFVIFPIKHDDLWEWYKKCEACFWTAEEIDLHEDLTDWNNKLNDDERYFIKHILAFFAASDGIVNENLAENFVSEVQYAEAKFFYGFQIMMENIHSETYSLLIDTYVKDEKEKNMLFKAIENFPAIKKKADWALNWIESPSFAERLIAFAAVEGIFFSGAFCSIFWLKKRGLMPGLTFSNELISRDEGMHCDYAVHLHNKHLINKVPKERITEILTDALNIEREFITESLPASLIGMNSKLMTQYLEFVTDRLLVELECDRVYNATNPFDFMDMISLQGKTNFFEKRVSEYQKAGVLNKEKDEDAQKISFDADF, from the coding sequence ATGTCCGTAGCCTTAGAGCCTATATTGGAACAAAATGACGACCGCTTTGTAATATTCCCTATCAAGCATGACGATTTATGGGAATGGTATAAAAAGTGCGAAGCATGTTTTTGGACTGCAGAGGAAATTGACTTGCATGAAGACCTAACGGATTGGAACAACAAGTTGAATGACGACGAACGGTATTTCATTAAGCATATTTTAGCATTTTTTGCAGCTTCAGACGGAATCGTGAACGAGAATTTAGCAGAAAATTTTGTCAGCGAAGTTCAGTATGCAGAGGCAAAATTCTTTTATGGTTTTCAAATTATGATGGAGAATATTCATTCCGAAACTTATTCTTTACTTATAGATACTTATGTAAAGGACGAGAAGGAAAAAAACATGCTTTTTAAAGCAATAGAGAATTTCCCTGCCATTAAAAAGAAAGCGGATTGGGCACTAAACTGGATAGAGTCACCAAGTTTTGCGGAACGATTGATTGCTTTTGCAGCAGTAGAAGGTATCTTCTTCTCAGGGGCTTTCTGTTCCATCTTCTGGTTGAAGAAAAGAGGGCTTATGCCAGGACTTACTTTTTCCAACGAATTAATTTCAAGGGATGAAGGAATGCACTGCGATTATGCCGTACATCTTCATAACAAGCACCTAATCAACAAAGTTCCAAAGGAACGAATTACCGAAATTTTGACAGATGCCTTGAATATTGAAAGGGAATTTATAACGGAATCCCTGCCTGCAAGCCTTATTGGGATGAATTCAAAATTGATGACCCAGTATTTGGAGTTTGTAACGGATAGACTTTTGGTAGAGTTGGAATGTGATAGGGTATACAATGCTACCAACCCTTTCGATTTTATGGATATGATTTCGCTACAGGGAAAGACCAATTTCTTTGAAAAAAGAGTTTCGGAATATCAGAAGGCCGGAGTTTTGAATAAAGAAAAAGACGAAGATGCGCAAAAGATAAGTTTCGACGCAGATTTCTAA
- a CDS encoding ribonucleoside-diphosphate reductase subunit alpha, whose translation MYVVKRDGRKELIMFDKITARVRKLCYGLNGLVDPLKVAMRVIEGLYDGVTTSELDNLAAEIAATMTTTHPDYAKLAARISVSNLHKNTKKSFSETMKDLHEYVNPRTGKKAPLLSDEVYDVISKNSEKLDSTIIYNRDFGYDYFGFKTLERSYLLKLNGKIAERPQHMLMRVSIGIHLSDLDSAIETYELMSKKYFTHATPTLFNSGTPKPQMSSCFLLAMKDDSIDGIYDTLKQTAKISQSAGGIGLSIHNVRATGSYIAGTNGTSNGIVPMLQVFNDTARYVDQGGGKRKGSFAIYMEPWHADIYEFLDLKKNHGKEEMRARDLFYAMWISDLFMRRVEANEEWTLMCPNECPGLFTSHSEEFEKLYTKYEAEGKGRKTVRARELWEKILESQIETGTPYMLYKDAANRKSNQKNLGTIRSSNLCTEIMEYTSPDEVAVCNLASIALPMFIKNGEFDHKELFKVTKRVTKNLNRVIDRNYYPVKEAENSNMRHRPIGLGVQGLADAFIMLRLPFTSDEAKKLNQEIFETLYFAAVTASMELAKQEGAYSSYKGSPIEKGEFQHNLWGIKDEELSGRWDWAKLRKDVKKNGVRNSLLVAPMPTASTSQILGNNECFEPYTSNIYTRRVLSGEFIVVNKHLLEDLVELGLWNENMKQELMRANGSIQHIETIPQDIRELYKTVWELSMKDIIDMSRHRGYFIDQSQSLNLFMENANYSKLTSMHFYAWKSGLKTGMYYLRTKAAVDAIKFTLDNTKKKEVPVSIAAEAEVIAASPKETTSSMAVSAKQVTAQAEVDIQPMTPAEMKAMIARAKEGQADDDCLMCGS comes from the coding sequence ATGTATGTAGTTAAAAGAGACGGGAGAAAGGAACTTATCATGTTCGATAAGATTACCGCAAGAGTTCGTAAATTATGCTATGGCCTTAACGGCTTGGTAGATCCTTTAAAAGTCGCTATGCGAGTGATTGAAGGACTGTATGACGGGGTTACGACCTCTGAACTGGACAACCTTGCTGCGGAAATTGCTGCAACAATGACTACGACACACCCGGATTACGCCAAATTAGCTGCACGTATTTCGGTTTCAAACCTACATAAGAATACAAAAAAATCCTTTTCGGAGACTATGAAGGATCTTCACGAATATGTGAATCCTAGGACTGGTAAAAAGGCTCCCCTTTTATCTGATGAAGTTTACGACGTGATTTCCAAGAACTCTGAAAAATTGGACTCAACCATTATTTATAACCGTGATTTTGGCTACGATTATTTCGGTTTTAAAACATTGGAACGTTCCTATCTCTTAAAATTGAATGGGAAAATAGCAGAACGCCCTCAGCATATGTTAATGCGTGTTTCCATAGGGATTCATTTAAGTGATTTGGACTCTGCCATCGAAACATACGAGTTAATGTCCAAAAAATATTTTACGCATGCGACACCAACTTTGTTTAATTCGGGTACCCCTAAGCCTCAGATGTCTTCTTGCTTCTTACTAGCAATGAAGGATGATAGTATTGACGGTATTTACGATACTTTAAAACAGACGGCAAAGATTTCCCAATCAGCTGGCGGCATAGGGCTATCTATACACAATGTGAGGGCCACTGGCTCATATATTGCAGGAACCAATGGAACGTCTAACGGAATCGTACCGATGTTGCAGGTATTCAACGATACGGCTAGGTATGTAGACCAGGGAGGCGGTAAGCGTAAAGGAAGTTTTGCCATTTATATGGAGCCTTGGCATGCGGATATCTATGAGTTCTTGGATTTGAAAAAGAACCATGGTAAAGAAGAAATGCGCGCACGCGATTTGTTCTATGCTATGTGGATTTCGGACTTGTTCATGAGAAGAGTGGAGGCCAATGAGGAGTGGACCTTAATGTGCCCCAACGAATGTCCAGGTCTTTTTACAAGCCATAGTGAGGAATTTGAAAAATTGTACACCAAATACGAAGCAGAAGGAAAAGGAAGAAAAACGGTAAGGGCAAGAGAGCTATGGGAAAAAATATTAGAATCCCAAATCGAGACAGGTACGCCATACATGTTGTATAAGGATGCAGCTAACCGCAAGAGTAACCAGAAGAACTTGGGAACTATTAGATCTTCTAACCTATGTACTGAAATAATGGAATATACCTCTCCAGATGAGGTGGCGGTTTGTAATCTGGCGTCTATCGCCCTACCCATGTTCATAAAAAATGGTGAATTTGATCACAAGGAATTGTTTAAAGTGACCAAACGTGTAACCAAGAACCTGAACCGTGTTATAGACAGGAACTACTATCCAGTAAAAGAGGCGGAGAATTCAAACATGCGCCATAGACCTATTGGACTCGGCGTTCAAGGACTGGCAGATGCATTCATTATGTTGCGTTTGCCCTTTACAAGTGATGAGGCAAAGAAACTGAATCAAGAAATATTTGAAACACTTTATTTTGCTGCGGTAACCGCCTCCATGGAGTTGGCAAAGCAAGAAGGTGCTTATTCATCTTACAAAGGTTCTCCTATTGAAAAAGGTGAATTTCAACATAACCTTTGGGGTATTAAAGATGAAGAGCTTTCCGGTAGATGGGATTGGGCAAAATTGAGAAAAGATGTAAAGAAAAATGGGGTGCGCAATTCACTTTTGGTCGCACCTATGCCGACTGCATCTACTTCTCAGATTTTGGGCAACAATGAGTGTTTTGAGCCGTACACCTCTAACATTTATACCAGGAGAGTACTGTCCGGAGAGTTTATCGTAGTAAATAAACATCTGTTGGAGGATTTGGTTGAATTGGGGCTTTGGAACGAGAATATGAAGCAAGAATTAATGCGTGCCAATGGATCCATTCAACATATTGAGACTATTCCTCAGGACATAAGAGAACTTTATAAGACGGTTTGGGAGTTGAGTATGAAGGACATCATAGATATGTCTAGACACAGAGGATACTTCATTGATCAAAGTCAGTCATTGAACTTGTTTATGGAAAATGCCAACTATTCCAAACTAACCTCTATGCACTTCTACGCATGGAAGAGTGGGCTAAAGACAGGGATGTATTATCTAAGGACTAAAGCCGCTGTGGATGCCATTAAATTTACTTTAGATAATACGAAGAAGAAAGAAGTTCCGGTTAGTATTGCCGCCGAAGCAGAAGTAATAGCGGCATCACCTAAGGAAACTACATCGTCTATGGCCGTGTCGGCTAAGCAGGTTACTGCACAAGCTGAGGTGGATATTCAACCTATGACACCTGCTGAGATGAAAGCAATGATTGCAAGGGCTAAGGAAGGTCAAGCGGATGACGATTGTTTGATGTGTGGATCGTAA
- a CDS encoding hydroxypyruvate isomerase family protein, which yields MERRSFLQKTALTSGAISLGGIFSYANPFELKGKLAHNFNLKYAPHIGMFQNLAGANPIDQLHFMADQGFTAFEDNGMRTRNITLQEQMAKTMRERNLQMGVFVAHEIYWTEPNLASGDIEKREEFLDYITKSVEVAKRVNAKWMTVVPGHVDLKLNMGYQTANVIESLKQASGILEPHGITMVLEPLNFRNHPGLFLSESPQAYEICKAVDSPACKILFDIYHQQIQEGNLIPNMDACWDEIAYIQIGDNPGRKEPTTGEINYRNVFKFIHEKGYNGILGMEHGNSKPDRAGEQAVIDAYKKVDDFL from the coding sequence ATGGAGCGAAGAAGTTTTTTACAAAAAACGGCGCTGACAAGTGGGGCTATTTCACTTGGCGGCATTTTCTCGTATGCAAATCCTTTTGAGCTCAAAGGAAAATTGGCTCATAATTTTAATCTTAAGTATGCCCCACATATTGGTATGTTCCAGAATTTGGCTGGTGCTAATCCTATAGACCAACTGCATTTTATGGCGGACCAAGGCTTCACTGCCTTTGAGGACAACGGTATGCGAACAAGGAACATTACCTTACAAGAGCAAATGGCTAAAACGATGCGCGAACGTAATCTGCAGATGGGCGTATTTGTTGCCCATGAAATCTATTGGACAGAACCTAATCTTGCCTCGGGAGATATTGAAAAGCGTGAAGAATTTCTGGATTACATTACGAAATCCGTTGAGGTTGCCAAGCGCGTAAATGCCAAATGGATGACCGTTGTCCCTGGTCATGTAGATTTGAAGTTAAATATGGGCTACCAGACAGCAAACGTCATTGAATCGCTCAAACAGGCCTCTGGAATACTTGAACCTCATGGCATTACTATGGTTTTGGAACCTTTGAATTTTCGCAACCATCCAGGTCTTTTTCTTTCAGAATCCCCTCAAGCCTATGAGATTTGTAAAGCGGTGGATTCTCCTGCCTGTAAAATTCTTTTTGATATTTATCACCAACAAATCCAAGAAGGAAATCTTATTCCGAATATGGACGCATGCTGGGACGAGATTGCCTATATACAAATAGGTGATAACCCTGGACGGAAGGAACCGACTACAGGTGAAATTAATTACCGGAATGTATTCAAGTTTATTCATGAAAAGGGTTATAATGGAATCCTAGGGATGGAACATGGCAATTCCAAACCAGATAGGGCCGGGGAACAAGCGGTTATAGATGCCTACAAAAAAGTTGACGATTTTCTATAA
- a CDS encoding gluconate 2-dehydrogenase subunit 3 family protein — translation MNRRKALKNMGLSLGYVVATPTLISIVQSCKGEPAVVWTPDFFSKEEGSTITKLVDLILPKTDTPSASEVQVDLFIDKFANEVMEKEQQDFVKMSMGKFIDKAIQDSGKEKIEDLTADDLEPVLASALKYSKDDQTKMFESINSYTEAIANGEQVELDDETSRFAFANNLRGMTIWGYKASEYVGEEVLAYLPVPGEYIACGDVQELTGGKAWSL, via the coding sequence ATGAATAGAAGAAAAGCACTTAAAAATATGGGCTTGTCACTAGGTTATGTAGTGGCAACGCCAACATTGATTAGTATTGTACAAAGTTGTAAAGGTGAGCCCGCAGTGGTATGGACACCGGATTTTTTCTCAAAAGAAGAAGGTTCGACCATTACCAAATTGGTAGATTTAATTTTACCAAAAACGGATACCCCATCCGCATCGGAAGTTCAGGTAGACTTATTCATTGATAAGTTTGCCAACGAAGTTATGGAAAAGGAACAGCAGGATTTTGTAAAGATGTCTATGGGGAAATTTATAGATAAGGCAATTCAAGATTCCGGAAAGGAAAAAATAGAGGATTTGACTGCTGACGATTTGGAACCTGTACTAGCAAGCGCCTTAAAATACTCTAAGGATGACCAAACAAAAATGTTCGAATCCATTAACTCTTATACCGAGGCCATAGCAAATGGAGAACAGGTAGAACTTGATGATGAGACTTCGCGATTTGCGTTTGCAAATAACCTAAGGGGCATGACAATATGGGGCTACAAGGCTTCCGAGTACGTTGGAGAAGAAGTTTTGGCTTATTTACCTGTTCCAGGGGAATATATTGCCTGTGGGGATGTTCAAGAATTAACGGGAGGCAAAGCTTGGTCCTTGTAA